The Leptospirillum ferriphilum genome has a segment encoding these proteins:
- a CDS encoding PAS domain S-box protein, protein MRIEDADPPKGPDPQERATLPQKILTPLLNPLKQHLPDLAILQCARREPDKRGWTTWILLGDEAPLSGLDAWLTRTMENGTPCTWEGPFPEEDTLFFRWAQKKGVSSFALHPLPVPFQNTVALLGTRSTDFLSRLPDSLLSWVLSIATLSASLQGGAQAQPGKVSEDRYRRLFLHAPDGLFLVDPVSLKILEGNPIFADMTGDFFRELLPGSSLASLWNTTEDDLHRVVDRLKKSGDPIQNQKRTLLRKDGTFLHTSANLTLIPGPEGERLLVQVRDITARVEMEGLNEIFATLDQMLLAGAPLEDLLSTLLRGIQKLFSFFSIHFCRPHPVCT, encoded by the coding sequence ATGCGGATTGAGGACGCGGACCCACCAAAGGGGCCGGATCCCCAGGAAAGGGCAACTCTCCCCCAGAAAATCCTCACGCCGCTTCTGAACCCCCTGAAACAACACTTGCCAGATCTTGCCATTCTCCAGTGCGCGCGCCGGGAACCGGACAAGCGCGGCTGGACGACCTGGATCCTTCTCGGAGACGAGGCACCCCTGTCCGGACTCGACGCGTGGCTGACAAGGACGATGGAAAACGGGACTCCCTGCACCTGGGAGGGACCGTTTCCGGAAGAGGACACCCTTTTCTTCCGATGGGCCCAAAAAAAGGGGGTTTCCTCCTTTGCGCTTCATCCTCTCCCCGTTCCTTTCCAGAACACGGTCGCCCTTCTCGGTACAAGGAGCACCGATTTTCTCTCCCGCCTTCCGGATTCGCTTTTGTCCTGGGTCCTCTCGATCGCAACGCTGTCCGCATCTCTCCAGGGCGGAGCCCAGGCGCAGCCCGGAAAAGTGTCGGAAGACCGATACCGGCGTCTCTTCCTCCATGCGCCCGATGGACTTTTTCTGGTCGACCCGGTGAGCCTGAAGATTCTGGAAGGGAATCCGATCTTTGCAGATATGACGGGGGATTTTTTCCGTGAACTTTTGCCCGGCTCCTCCCTCGCCTCTCTCTGGAACACCACCGAAGACGATCTTCACCGCGTGGTCGACCGCCTCAAAAAATCCGGGGATCCGATCCAGAACCAGAAACGGACTCTTCTCCGGAAAGACGGAACATTCCTCCATACCAGCGCAAACCTGACACTGATTCCGGGACCGGAAGGCGAGCGTCTTCTCGTGCAGGTCCGGGATATTACCGCACGCGTTGAAATGGAAGGGCTGAATGAAATCTTTGCCACGCTTGACCAGATGCTTCTCGCGGGCGCCCCGCTCGAAGACCTTCTGAGCACTCTTCTCAGGGGCATTCAAAAACTGTTTTCCTTCTTCTCCATCCATTTTTGCCGTCCCCATCCAGTGTGTACGT
- the pdxA gene encoding 4-hydroxythreonine-4-phosphate dehydrogenase PdxA encodes MASPSERHTDSLAPLAITMGDPAGIGPEIIVKGWLENEIRDLPRIVIGDPDLIAEVARKYSPELLVQQIDSPEHAPRDPGILGVLLPEHEDILEPVSPGTSQVMAGRWAYYCVRTGVELAMAGRVAGIVTAPLNKKVLHAAGFNYPGHTELIAHLTNTPRYGMMLVGGPLKVILVTTHIPFREIAGKITKERVLETIQLAREAMDMLKIASPKIAVAALNPHAGEASLFGDEEKTCIFPAILEARAEGIEVEGPLPADTLYAKAAQGRFDIVVSQYHDQGLIPLKMLSFGQGINVTVGIPIIRTSVDHGTAYDIVGKGIAQPGSLIKAIRLAGQLTEGRMVTRA; translated from the coding sequence ATGGCAAGTCCGTCCGAGCGACACACTGACTCTCTGGCACCTCTGGCTATCACCATGGGCGATCCGGCCGGAATCGGCCCGGAAATCATCGTCAAGGGATGGCTTGAAAACGAAATTCGCGACCTTCCCCGCATCGTGATCGGCGACCCCGACCTGATTGCGGAAGTGGCCCGAAAATACTCTCCGGAACTTCTTGTCCAGCAAATTGATTCTCCGGAACATGCGCCACGCGACCCGGGCATTCTCGGAGTTCTGCTTCCTGAACATGAGGACATTCTCGAACCCGTCTCCCCCGGAACAAGCCAGGTGATGGCGGGACGATGGGCTTACTATTGCGTCCGGACGGGGGTGGAGCTCGCGATGGCGGGGAGAGTCGCGGGGATCGTGACCGCCCCCCTGAACAAAAAAGTCCTGCACGCTGCCGGCTTCAACTATCCGGGACACACCGAACTGATCGCCCACCTCACGAACACGCCCAGATACGGGATGATGCTGGTCGGAGGCCCCCTTAAGGTCATTCTGGTCACAACCCATATTCCTTTTCGGGAAATTGCGGGAAAAATTACCAAGGAACGCGTTCTGGAAACCATCCAGCTGGCGAGGGAAGCCATGGACATGCTGAAGATCGCCTCGCCCAAGATTGCGGTGGCGGCACTGAACCCTCATGCCGGCGAAGCCTCTCTCTTCGGAGACGAGGAAAAAACGTGCATCTTTCCCGCCATTCTGGAAGCCCGGGCCGAAGGGATCGAGGTCGAAGGCCCTCTTCCGGCAGACACTCTTTATGCCAAAGCGGCCCAGGGTCGATTCGACATCGTTGTTTCCCAGTACCACGACCAGGGGTTGATCCCGCTAAAAATGCTGTCTTTCGGACAGGGCATCAACGTGACCGTCGGTATTCCGATCATCCGGACATCCGTTGATCACGGGACCGCCTACGACATCGTCGGAAAAGGGATCGCCCAGCCCGGGAGCCTGATCAAGGCCATTCGCCTGGCAGGCCAGCTGACCGAAGGACGGATGGTGACCCGAGCCTGA
- a CDS encoding cation diffusion facilitator family transporter: MKTVLSRFRTPAGTLTLALTINTFLSILKIGWGHSIHSAGMIADGYHALLDSVSDLICLVGVSMANRPPDENHPYGHGKFEPLAQVAVSVFLFLTGYEVLSHSWESFRGGQVVLFTLPSLLVMLVSMGLQLFLVRFERRVGETTGNSLVKADALHIRSDLFASVAVVAGLLASHWGYPRVDPVVGFLIAVLIAHAGYELLREGTQVLSDKRLMDPEDIIRIASSVEGVMECHSVRSRGSDSQIYMDLNIHVDDSLTVAEAHAISHEVEEAIRRHHPAVAEVIVHIEPFREEHLHGKSVRATH, from the coding sequence ATGAAGACGGTTCTCTCGCGTTTTCGGACACCCGCGGGAACATTGACGCTGGCCCTCACCATCAATACCTTTCTGTCCATCCTCAAGATCGGATGGGGACATTCCATCCATTCCGCAGGCATGATCGCAGACGGATACCACGCCCTCCTGGATTCGGTTTCGGACCTGATCTGCCTTGTCGGAGTCTCCATGGCAAACCGCCCCCCGGACGAAAATCATCCCTACGGGCACGGCAAGTTCGAACCCCTGGCACAAGTCGCGGTGAGTGTTTTTCTCTTTCTGACAGGATACGAAGTACTGTCCCACAGCTGGGAGTCCTTCCGGGGGGGGCAGGTCGTCCTCTTTACACTGCCTTCCCTCCTTGTCATGCTAGTATCGATGGGACTCCAGCTTTTCCTCGTCCGCTTCGAGCGTCGAGTCGGGGAGACGACGGGGAACAGCCTGGTAAAAGCCGACGCCCTGCATATCCGCTCCGATCTTTTTGCATCGGTCGCTGTTGTGGCAGGGCTTCTGGCCTCCCACTGGGGATACCCGAGGGTGGACCCCGTCGTGGGATTTTTGATCGCTGTCCTGATCGCCCACGCCGGGTATGAACTGCTCCGGGAAGGCACGCAGGTCCTGTCGGACAAACGGCTGATGGACCCGGAAGACATTATTCGCATCGCCTCCTCCGTCGAGGGGGTGATGGAATGCCATTCCGTTCGTTCCCGGGGATCGGATTCCCAGATTTACATGGATCTCAACATCCACGTCGATGACAGTCTGACCGTGGCAGAAGCCCACGCCATTTCCCACGAAGTGGAGGAGGCCATCCGCCGGCATCATCCAGCCGTGGCCGAAGTCATCGTTCACATAGAACCTTTCAGGGAGGAACATCTCCATGGCAAGTCCGTCCGAGCGACACACTGA
- the uvrA gene encoding excinuclease ABC subunit UvrA codes for MEKKKSRPNHDRIVIQGARQHNLKNLDISFPRNALVVITGLSGSGKSSLAFDTLYAEGQRRYVESLSAYARQFLEMMDKPDVDHIDGLSPAIAIDQKVSSRNPRSTVGTVTEIYDYLRLLYTRIGHPHCPSCGKPVTAQTVTQMVDLILARPAGEKFILLAPTVQDRKGEYRKEIARILKEGFTRIRLDGELREIETLDEIDRKKNHRIEIVIDRLTVREGISQRLSDSLETGLRHGSGMVILFFPETGEDVILSEHQACTQCKISLPEITPRLFSFNSPYGACPHCGGLGVLMEVDPTLLIPFPDLSIAESAIKLLDHRSFSEFRSRTLRFLDQEGISQFTPFSKLAEDKRQILLFGKTAQKNQPRFPGLIWMLQDAYERGNLSVWAKAELENVMSERDCEVCKGSRLKPEALSVTVNDKNIHAFSEMTIRAGINFLDGLSLPPMEQAISERIIREIRTRLAFLREVGLDYLTLSRSAQTLSGGESQRIRLATQIGSGLTGVLYILDEPSIGLHPRDNQKLLATLVHLRDLGNTVVVVEHDEETIRLADHVIDMGPGAGRLGGEVLAQGTPREIEKNPRSITGEYLSGRKSISRPRKHRTPRGWLSLIGASEHNLKNIDVHFPLGLMTVVTGVSGSGKSTLVLDILYKRLAKVFYGSRERPGKCQEIRGVDQIDKVVHIDQSPIGRTPRSNPATYTGLFTPIRELFAQVPESRARGYEAGRFSFNIKGGRCEACQGDGVLKIEMHFLPDVYVTCDQCKGLRYNRETLEIQYRGKTISDILAMSVDEALEFYQPIPSIRGKLVTLGEVGLDYIHLGQSATTLSGGEAQRVKLAKELSRRSTGRTLYILDEPTTGLHFADIQKLLDTLNQLVEQGNTVIIIEHNIDIIQNADHLIDLGPDGGDRGGEVVTTGSPEEVLAYQKSHTGQALRERKKRR; via the coding sequence ATGGAAAAGAAAAAGTCCCGGCCGAACCATGACAGAATCGTTATTCAGGGGGCACGGCAGCATAATCTGAAAAATCTGGACATTTCTTTTCCAAGAAACGCCCTGGTCGTCATCACCGGACTGTCAGGTTCGGGAAAAAGTTCTCTGGCCTTCGACACTCTGTACGCCGAAGGCCAGAGAAGATACGTGGAATCCCTTTCCGCCTATGCCCGTCAGTTTCTCGAGATGATGGACAAACCGGACGTTGACCACATCGACGGACTGTCCCCGGCCATTGCCATCGACCAGAAGGTTTCCTCGAGAAACCCGAGGTCGACAGTCGGAACCGTCACAGAAATTTATGACTATCTCCGCCTCCTGTATACCCGGATCGGCCATCCGCATTGCCCTTCCTGCGGGAAACCCGTGACGGCCCAGACCGTGACCCAAATGGTCGATCTCATTCTGGCGCGTCCCGCTGGAGAAAAGTTCATCCTGCTCGCCCCCACCGTCCAGGACAGAAAAGGGGAATACCGCAAGGAAATTGCCCGGATCCTGAAAGAGGGATTTACCCGTATCCGACTCGATGGAGAACTCCGGGAAATCGAAACGCTCGACGAAATCGACCGGAAGAAAAATCACCGTATCGAAATCGTGATCGACCGCCTGACTGTCCGGGAGGGCATTTCCCAGCGCCTGTCGGACAGCCTGGAAACAGGTCTCCGCCATGGCAGCGGCATGGTCATTCTCTTTTTCCCCGAAACCGGCGAAGACGTCATCCTTTCCGAACATCAGGCATGCACCCAGTGCAAGATCAGCCTTCCGGAGATCACACCCCGTCTCTTCAGCTTCAATTCCCCTTACGGGGCCTGTCCGCACTGTGGCGGACTCGGTGTTCTGATGGAGGTGGATCCGACCCTCCTGATCCCCTTTCCGGATCTCTCGATCGCCGAATCCGCCATCAAACTGCTCGACCACCGGAGTTTTTCCGAATTCCGTTCCCGGACGCTGCGATTTCTGGATCAGGAAGGAATCTCCCAATTCACTCCCTTCTCCAAACTGGCCGAAGACAAGCGACAAATCCTGCTTTTCGGGAAAACGGCGCAAAAGAATCAGCCCCGTTTTCCGGGTCTCATCTGGATGCTTCAGGATGCCTATGAGCGCGGGAATCTCTCTGTCTGGGCCAAGGCCGAACTTGAGAATGTCATGTCGGAGCGGGACTGCGAAGTCTGCAAAGGTTCACGTCTGAAGCCGGAAGCCCTTTCCGTGACCGTAAACGACAAAAACATCCACGCTTTTTCCGAGATGACAATCCGCGCCGGGATCAACTTCCTCGATGGTCTTTCCCTTCCTCCCATGGAGCAGGCCATCTCGGAGCGGATTATTCGTGAAATCCGCACCCGTCTTGCCTTCCTTCGCGAAGTTGGCCTTGACTATCTCACACTGTCCCGAAGTGCACAGACACTGTCCGGAGGGGAATCGCAGCGGATCCGTCTCGCCACCCAGATCGGCTCCGGCCTGACCGGCGTTCTCTATATCCTGGACGAGCCCTCCATCGGTCTTCATCCCAGAGACAACCAGAAACTCCTGGCGACCCTTGTGCACCTGAGAGACCTGGGAAACACGGTCGTCGTCGTCGAACATGACGAGGAAACGATCCGTCTGGCCGATCATGTGATTGACATGGGCCCCGGGGCCGGCAGACTGGGAGGAGAAGTCCTCGCCCAGGGCACGCCCCGGGAAATCGAAAAGAACCCCCGTTCGATCACCGGAGAATATCTCTCCGGGCGAAAGTCGATCTCCCGTCCCCGGAAGCACCGCACTCCTCGGGGATGGCTTTCCCTGATCGGAGCATCCGAGCATAATCTGAAAAACATCGACGTCCATTTTCCCTTGGGACTGATGACCGTTGTGACGGGCGTTTCCGGAAGCGGAAAGAGCACGCTGGTTCTCGACATCCTTTACAAAAGGCTCGCAAAAGTCTTTTACGGCAGCCGGGAACGCCCCGGAAAATGCCAGGAAATCCGGGGAGTCGACCAGATCGACAAAGTTGTTCATATCGACCAGTCCCCGATCGGTCGGACACCGCGTTCGAATCCGGCAACCTATACCGGACTGTTCACCCCTATCCGGGAGTTGTTCGCCCAGGTCCCGGAATCCCGTGCCCGCGGCTATGAAGCCGGTCGTTTCAGCTTTAACATCAAAGGTGGCCGATGCGAAGCCTGCCAGGGGGACGGGGTCCTCAAGATCGAAATGCACTTTCTTCCGGATGTTTACGTGACATGCGACCAGTGCAAGGGACTCCGCTACAATCGGGAAACACTGGAAATCCAGTACCGGGGAAAAACCATTTCCGACATTCTTGCCATGTCCGTCGATGAAGCGCTCGAGTTTTATCAGCCGATTCCCTCCATCCGGGGAAAACTCGTGACCCTGGGCGAAGTCGGACTGGACTACATTCATCTGGGACAATCCGCCACGACTCTCTCCGGCGGGGAGGCCCAGAGAGTGAAACTGGCGAAAGAGCTCTCCAGAAGATCCACGGGGCGTACGCTCTATATCCTGGATGAACCGACCACGGGACTGCATTTCGCCGATATCCAGAAGCTTCTGGACACCCTTAACCAGCTTGTCGAACAGGGAAACACTGTCATCATCATCGAACACAACATCGACATCATCCAGAATGCCGATCATCTGATCGACCTGGGTCCGGACGGGGGTGACCGGGGAGGCGAAGTCGTCACCACAGGCTCCCCCGAAGAGGTTCTGGCGTATCAAAAGTCCCATACGGGGCAAGCTCTCCGGGAACGGAAAAAAAGACGATGA
- a CDS encoding LolA family protein, whose amino-acid sequence MTHLSRTFDRAKGFRADFLQHLRVPNGKPVLSKGDLLYRTPGKMVLHYSDPAGQILLLAGNRLAFYVPQNRQVLIKTMHSRHIPETPALLFANLGHLRKYFYIRPEQGGDVPSSGLYGLELIPRKPDRHLALARIVVNMSTHLPTTMTFDEFNGMEMTIDLRNLHPLTHVSESSFNLVLPPGTTVVRTRQGF is encoded by the coding sequence TTGACACACCTGTCCCGGACGTTTGACCGGGCGAAGGGATTCCGCGCGGATTTTCTCCAGCACTTGCGTGTCCCCAACGGGAAGCCGGTCCTCTCGAAAGGAGACCTGCTGTACCGGACACCGGGGAAAATGGTCCTTCACTATTCGGATCCCGCCGGACAAATCCTGCTTCTGGCAGGCAACCGTCTGGCCTTCTATGTCCCCCAGAACAGGCAGGTCCTGATCAAAACCATGCACAGCCGGCATATTCCCGAGACACCTGCCCTTCTTTTTGCAAATCTCGGGCATCTGCGGAAATACTTCTATATCCGCCCCGAACAGGGAGGGGATGTCCCTTCATCCGGCTTGTATGGCCTGGAGCTGATTCCCCGGAAGCCCGACCGTCACCTGGCCCTTGCGCGGATTGTCGTCAACATGTCGACCCATCTGCCCACAACAATGACCTTTGACGAATTCAACGGAATGGAAATGACGATCGATCTTCGGAACCTGCATCCGCTCACCCATGTTTCTGAAAGCTCCTTCAACCTGGTCCTCCCTCCGGGAACAACCGTTGTCCGGACACGGCAGGGATTCTGA
- a CDS encoding DNA translocase FtsK encodes MNSTMTPDSEHFTQTSENHPEKRLGYYLRLTTGTSLLIFLTLALATGHADDPSLFTVSSRAVARNIVGDAGSTVSDFLRMLFGAGAWLPLLFLGQVVWTVAREKSVPLRMYAGWALALIAVPAIFSGILPPSWTSPYPPGGSTGEFFYGQAVRHLNPAGTYLFYLTLLTLAALTVALPTLHSLEQKLKNKWRLRRISADQSHPPAPEDQGPPGEQGRSLALPEEEVKDLSLSSVSVTKNEDWEENGEDLEDGEDLGEDEAPDDTPHPLPPPGGTQNTSRKLSGGAPPATDFRPPEDVMDPLPPLNEGSSPQFLKETERTLADFFRTYGVPGRMAGCQPGPVVTLFEFHPAPGIKVNRVTGLTNELSLALKVPHIHIQVPIPGKSAVGLEVPNPKRQVVVFREIFQSSSFRSIGSPLALALGKNISGDPVAFDLARMPHLLIAGATGTGKSVCMNVLVTSILMNAGPDEVRFLMIDPKRLEFAPYEGIPHLLGPVVTDPRIAAQKLRILNDEMLRRYDLMKTAGVRNIAEFRKAVPKSEWFPYIVVLIDELADLMLSLKKDVEPQIIRLAQMARASGIHLVLATQRPSAQVLTGLIKANIPTKIAFQVTTQIDSRVILDQGGAELLLGAGDMLMRPPGTDALRRMHGAFISEGEVHRIVESWSRVPPPDDRPLERLSGEFLAGGAESSGEEDVDENDTLYPEAVQLVRRQRKASTSLIQRHFRIGYNRAARLIERMESEGIIGQQEGSRPRTVLDRKESNGPS; translated from the coding sequence GTGAACTCTACCATGACACCGGACTCAGAGCACTTCACGCAGACAAGCGAAAATCATCCCGAAAAGCGCCTCGGTTATTACCTTCGACTGACCACAGGAACCTCGCTTCTGATTTTCCTGACCCTCGCTCTGGCGACGGGGCATGCCGACGACCCTTCCCTCTTCACGGTATCGAGCCGGGCTGTCGCCCGGAATATCGTGGGAGACGCCGGATCAACTGTTTCCGACTTTCTTCGCATGCTTTTCGGGGCGGGCGCCTGGCTTCCGCTCCTTTTCCTGGGGCAGGTGGTCTGGACCGTGGCGCGCGAAAAGTCTGTTCCCCTGCGCATGTATGCGGGATGGGCCCTGGCCCTTATCGCCGTTCCGGCCATTTTTTCCGGCATTCTCCCCCCTTCGTGGACATCTCCCTACCCTCCAGGAGGATCCACGGGAGAATTTTTTTACGGACAGGCTGTCCGCCACCTGAATCCGGCGGGGACCTATCTTTTTTATCTGACCCTCCTGACCCTGGCGGCATTGACCGTCGCTTTGCCAACGCTCCATTCCCTGGAACAGAAACTCAAGAATAAATGGCGGCTTCGCCGCATTTCTGCTGACCAATCCCATCCTCCTGCCCCGGAGGATCAAGGTCCTCCGGGGGAGCAGGGTCGATCTCTTGCTCTTCCGGAAGAAGAAGTCAAGGATCTGTCTCTCTCTTCTGTTTCCGTGACCAAGAATGAAGACTGGGAAGAGAATGGGGAAGATCTTGAGGATGGGGAAGATCTTGGGGAGGACGAAGCCCCGGACGATACTCCCCACCCCCTCCCTCCTCCCGGTGGGACACAAAACACTTCCCGAAAACTCTCCGGAGGGGCTCCTCCGGCAACGGACTTCCGCCCTCCCGAAGACGTCATGGATCCTCTTCCCCCGCTGAACGAGGGATCCTCTCCCCAGTTTCTCAAAGAAACGGAACGCACGCTGGCTGATTTCTTTCGTACATATGGCGTCCCGGGAAGAATGGCAGGATGTCAGCCGGGCCCCGTCGTCACCCTTTTCGAATTCCATCCGGCTCCGGGCATCAAGGTGAACCGGGTGACGGGACTGACGAACGAGCTTTCCCTTGCGCTCAAGGTCCCGCACATTCACATACAGGTTCCGATTCCCGGGAAATCCGCGGTCGGCCTGGAAGTGCCGAACCCCAAACGACAAGTGGTGGTTTTCCGGGAAATTTTCCAGAGTTCGAGCTTTCGCTCCATCGGATCCCCCCTTGCTCTCGCCTTGGGAAAAAACATCAGTGGCGATCCGGTGGCATTCGACCTTGCCCGCATGCCCCATCTCCTGATTGCCGGAGCGACAGGAACCGGCAAGTCGGTTTGCATGAACGTTCTCGTGACAAGCATCCTGATGAACGCCGGACCCGACGAGGTCCGTTTCCTCATGATCGACCCCAAACGTCTGGAATTTGCCCCCTATGAAGGAATCCCCCACCTCCTTGGACCGGTTGTCACCGACCCCCGGATCGCCGCGCAGAAACTTCGGATTCTGAATGACGAAATGCTTCGGCGCTATGATCTGATGAAAACGGCCGGAGTCCGAAACATCGCGGAATTTCGAAAAGCGGTCCCGAAATCCGAATGGTTCCCCTATATCGTCGTCCTGATCGACGAACTTGCCGACCTCATGCTGAGTCTCAAGAAAGACGTCGAACCCCAGATCATCCGGCTTGCCCAGATGGCCCGCGCATCAGGCATCCATCTGGTCCTGGCGACCCAGCGCCCCTCGGCCCAGGTCCTGACAGGCCTGATCAAAGCCAACATCCCGACAAAAATTGCCTTCCAGGTCACCACCCAGATCGACTCCCGGGTGATCCTGGACCAGGGGGGAGCGGAACTTCTTCTCGGGGCGGGTGACATGCTGATGCGGCCGCCGGGAACAGACGCCTTGCGACGAATGCATGGGGCGTTCATTTCGGAAGGGGAGGTTCACCGGATCGTTGAATCATGGTCCCGCGTCCCCCCTCCGGACGACCGTCCTCTGGAACGTCTCTCAGGCGAGTTTCTCGCCGGTGGCGCGGAATCGTCCGGAGAGGAAGACGTCGATGAAAACGATACCCTGTACCCGGAAGCCGTCCAGCTTGTCCGTCGTCAGAGGAAGGCATCGACAAGCCTGATACAGCGGCATTTCCGGATCGGATACAACCGAGCGGCCCGTCTGATCGAACGAATGGAATCGGAAGGCATCATCGGACAACAGGAAGGAAGCCGTCCCCGGACGGTCCTTGACCGGAAGGAATCCAATGGCCCAAGCTAG
- a CDS encoding ribonuclease J codes for MTSTPPLLTKSEPWVRIIPLGGIGEIGMNMTAYETPDGIVVVDCGVLFPEDDLLGIDLIIPDMTYLKENRNRLLALFLTHGHEDHIGAIPYFLREFDVPVFGTPLTLGLVEGKVRQHKSLPPPRLVSIRPREKYTVGPFTFEPIRITHSIADGVAFAIMTEAGTILHTGDFKIDLTPIDNEHFDMHRLCSLGEEGVLCLISDSTNSEKEGLSLSERQVTEPLEQMISQAPGRVIVATFSSNIHRLQQVADVSIRNGRKIALTGRSMETNARVAGELGYLSIPPDQIIRLDQVSQYPPERVTILTTGSQGEPMSALFRMALGDHKHVSIGPGDTILLSARIIPGNERAINKIINLLGKKGAKVFYRRISEIHVSGHASQEDQKLMIRMLRPKYFVPMHGEFRQLSQHARTAVRTGIPEENVFVIENGVVLELTQSVVRQREKVVSGRTFIDGKGIGDVEDMVIRDRQRLGSDGIVTVIVALSQQTGEIVVGPEVSTRGVVLSDLSLEMNAILKTQVELLLQELEPEIKKEVSALKTLVHNHLRRYFKKNFERDPVIIPVLLEM; via the coding sequence GTGACATCAACACCCCCGCTTCTGACGAAATCGGAACCCTGGGTCCGGATCATCCCCCTCGGCGGAATTGGCGAAATCGGGATGAACATGACGGCGTACGAAACCCCGGACGGAATCGTCGTTGTCGATTGCGGTGTCCTTTTTCCGGAGGACGACCTTCTCGGAATCGATCTTATTATTCCGGACATGACGTATCTCAAGGAAAATCGCAACCGGCTCCTCGCCCTTTTTCTGACCCACGGACATGAAGACCACATCGGGGCAATCCCCTACTTTCTCCGGGAGTTCGACGTCCCGGTCTTCGGGACGCCGCTGACCCTCGGTCTTGTGGAAGGGAAAGTCCGTCAGCACAAGAGCCTGCCTCCTCCCCGCCTGGTTTCCATCCGTCCCCGAGAGAAATATACGGTCGGCCCCTTCACCTTTGAACCCATTCGAATCACCCACAGCATTGCAGACGGGGTGGCCTTCGCGATCATGACGGAGGCCGGAACAATCCTTCACACCGGAGACTTCAAGATTGACCTCACCCCGATCGACAACGAACATTTCGACATGCACCGGCTCTGTAGCCTCGGGGAAGAAGGCGTCCTCTGCCTGATCAGTGATTCGACCAACTCGGAAAAAGAGGGTCTGTCCCTCTCGGAACGCCAGGTGACGGAACCTCTCGAACAGATGATTTCCCAGGCTCCGGGGCGGGTCATCGTGGCGACTTTTTCCTCCAACATCCATCGGTTGCAACAGGTCGCCGACGTCTCCATCCGGAACGGACGGAAAATTGCCCTGACAGGGCGATCCATGGAAACGAACGCCCGCGTGGCCGGGGAACTTGGATACCTCTCCATCCCTCCGGATCAGATCATCCGCCTCGACCAGGTGTCCCAGTATCCTCCGGAAAGAGTCACGATTTTGACAACCGGAAGCCAGGGCGAACCCATGAGTGCCCTTTTCCGGATGGCCCTGGGAGACCACAAACATGTTTCCATTGGGCCGGGAGATACCATCCTGCTGTCAGCACGCATCATTCCTGGAAATGAACGCGCCATCAACAAGATCATCAATTTGCTCGGGAAGAAAGGAGCAAAGGTCTTTTATCGGCGGATTTCAGAAATCCATGTTTCCGGACATGCCAGCCAGGAGGATCAGAAACTGATGATCCGGATGCTCCGTCCCAAGTATTTTGTCCCCATGCACGGGGAGTTCCGGCAACTCTCCCAGCACGCGAGAACCGCTGTCCGGACGGGGATCCCCGAAGAAAATGTCTTTGTGATCGAAAACGGGGTTGTTCTCGAACTGACACAATCCGTGGTCAGACAGCGTGAAAAGGTTGTGTCAGGGCGGACCTTCATCGACGGCAAGGGAATCGGAGATGTCGAAGACATGGTTATCCGTGATCGCCAGCGTCTGGGATCGGACGGAATTGTCACGGTGATTGTTGCCCTGTCCCAGCAGACGGGGGAAATCGTTGTCGGTCCCGAAGTGTCGACCCGGGGTGTTGTGCTGTCGGATCTTTCCCTTGAAATGAACGCCATTCTGAAAACGCAGGTGGAACTCTTGCTCCAGGAACTGGAGCCGGAAATCAAGAAAGAGGTCTCTGCCCTCAAAACCCTTGTCCACAATCACCTGAGACGGTACTTCAAAAAAAATTTTGAACGGGACCCTGTCATCATCCCGGTCCTTCTCGAGATGTAG